In Candidatus Krumholzibacteriia bacterium, a single genomic region encodes these proteins:
- the pgl gene encoding 6-phosphogluconolactonase, whose product MMRCIVLPDVESVEDEATRRLVAAIGKAQAQHGRCALALAGGSTPRGVYRRLAAWPGVDWQRVLVFWGDERAVPPDSPDSNQRLAREALLDQVPIPPSQVHPMPAGSPDLDNAARQYEDLLCSLLGRPPRLDLVLLGLGEDAHTASLFPGSAAAAERARFVVATPAPVIASRLTLTIPALAAADSLLFVVHGASKAWALRQVLHAAPDPLRVPAHALRDAAVTFVVDRAAAGDRSAHGSPS is encoded by the coding sequence ATGATGCGCTGCATCGTTCTCCCCGACGTCGAGAGTGTGGAGGATGAGGCAACGCGGCGTCTTGTGGCTGCCATCGGCAAGGCACAAGCACAGCACGGCCGTTGCGCCCTCGCCCTCGCCGGCGGCAGCACGCCGCGCGGTGTCTACCGCCGCCTCGCCGCCTGGCCGGGCGTGGACTGGCAGCGCGTCCTCGTCTTTTGGGGCGACGAGCGCGCCGTTCCTCCCGATTCGCCCGACAGCAACCAGCGCCTGGCCCGCGAAGCGCTCCTCGACCAGGTGCCGATCCCGCCCTCGCAAGTGCATCCCATGCCGGCCGGGAGCCCGGACCTCGACAACGCGGCGCGGCAATACGAAGATTTGCTCTGCTCGCTTCTCGGCCGGCCGCCGCGGCTCGATCTCGTCCTCCTCGGACTCGGCGAGGATGCCCACACGGCATCGCTCTTCCCGGGCAGCGCCGCGGCGGCAGAGCGCGCGCGCTTCGTCGTCGCCACTCCGGCCCCTGTCATCGCCTCGCGGCTCACGCTCACCATTCCCGCCCTCGCTGCCGCGGACTCTCTGCTCTTCGTCGTGCATGGGGCGAGCAAGGCCTGGGCGTTGCGACAGGTCCTGCATGCCGCCCCCGACCCGCTCCGCGTCCCGGCGCACGCGCTCCGCGACGCAGCAGTCACCTTCGTCGTCGATCGCGCCGCCGCCGGCGATCGCAGCGCGCACGGCTCCCCGTCTTGA
- a CDS encoding anhydro-N-acetylmuramic acid kinase, producing the protein MLEHLLALARKPERRVVGLMSGTSMDGIDAALVRIQGGGPSIRVKLERFACFPYEGTLRERLLQTASGAASNALDHAELDFAVAGAFAQAALALVDVAGLATRDVDLIGSHGQTLAHRAPGPGTFEPRASTWQAGSGSVIAALTGVPVIADFRCADIALGGTGAPLVPYADWLLRRSAKESRLILNLGGIANVTYLRAGCAREDVLGFDVGPANMVLDSFARALLGRDMDADGAEAARGSADSEWVEALLGDEFFARPAPKAAGREEFGGAYVERLLREGKARALGRAALLASALELTAQAVARARAQPPLASEPVDAVYVTGGGRRNGALMRRLATLLSPSRVQGLEVLGIDTDAKEAVDFAVLANESLLGHACNLTQVTGAQRPCILGTLALAGVPVSHSTPPEAGRLS; encoded by the coding sequence GTGCTCGAGCATCTCCTGGCGCTGGCGCGCAAGCCCGAGCGCCGTGTTGTCGGCCTCATGTCCGGCACCTCCATGGATGGAATCGACGCGGCCCTCGTTCGCATCCAGGGCGGCGGCCCGTCGATCCGCGTGAAGCTGGAGCGCTTCGCCTGCTTTCCTTACGAGGGGACGCTCCGCGAGCGCCTGCTGCAGACGGCCTCCGGCGCGGCGTCGAACGCCCTCGACCACGCGGAGCTCGACTTCGCGGTGGCCGGGGCGTTCGCCCAGGCGGCTCTCGCCCTCGTGGACGTGGCGGGTCTGGCAACGCGGGATGTGGACCTCATCGGCAGCCACGGACAGACACTGGCGCATCGCGCCCCCGGCCCCGGCACCTTCGAGCCCCGGGCCTCGACCTGGCAGGCTGGTTCCGGCAGCGTCATCGCCGCGCTCACCGGCGTTCCCGTCATCGCCGACTTTCGCTGCGCCGACATCGCCCTCGGCGGCACTGGCGCGCCCCTCGTTCCCTATGCGGATTGGCTGCTCCGGCGCAGCGCGAAGGAAAGCCGGCTGATCCTCAACCTGGGCGGTATCGCCAACGTCACCTATCTCCGCGCCGGTTGCGCCCGCGAGGACGTGCTGGGCTTCGACGTCGGTCCAGCCAACATGGTGCTCGACTCCTTCGCGCGTGCCCTCCTCGGCCGCGACATGGACGCAGATGGAGCGGAAGCGGCACGCGGCAGCGCCGACTCGGAATGGGTGGAGGCTCTGCTCGGCGACGAGTTCTTCGCCCGGCCGGCGCCGAAGGCCGCGGGACGCGAAGAATTTGGCGGTGCCTACGTGGAGCGCTTGCTGCGCGAGGGCAAGGCCCGCGCTCTGGGGCGCGCTGCGCTCCTCGCCTCGGCGTTGGAGCTCACCGCCCAGGCCGTGGCGCGGGCGAGAGCGCAGCCGCCGCTGGCCAGCGAGCCGGTGGATGCGGTGTACGTGACCGGGGGCGGCCGCCGGAACGGCGCCCTCATGCGCCGCCTTGCCACGCTGCTTTCGCCGAGCCGGGTGCAGGGCCTGGAAGTGCTCGGCATCGACACCGACGCGAAGGAAGCCGTGGACTTCGCGGTGCTCGCCAACGAGAGTCTTCTCGGACACGCATGCAACCTGACCCAAGTCACGGGGGCGCAGCGGCCTTGCATCCTTGGCACCCTGGCGCTCGCTGGCGTGCCCGTGTCGCACTCCACCCCGCCGGAAGCAGGACGCCTTTCGTGA
- a CDS encoding SpoIID/LytB domain-containing protein, whose product MSAVPHRRQRWLVCLGLGLLGCASRPVPLPTPATPAESTPELPPEPRIRVCIAEAVTSVSFSYAGNVRLRPDASEAQDLAGTGVLAAAVKDGAIQVRRNANALCKSAARLDLEPLDGATRWRVGDTQYRGGLQLVRTGDLLTLVNELPLEEYLRGVVPWEIGKQEPSAAAALEAQAVAARTYAYKRIGRYPEASFDVYDDVTDQVYQGCRREDSLANVAIRATSGLVLRDRDGPIEAYYSSTCGGHTARIEAVWNKPPEAALRGGRDAAADGGSYCAGSRHFRWSESWSGAGLERILQETLPREMGWPVGTPVGALVDLEIVARDESGRVQELRVQTSVATFRVLGDRSRWVLRPRDRAILRSTLFLLEVERQNGAIVRVIAYGGGNGHGVGMCQMGAIEMARRGIGSADILAHYYNGAALVRMY is encoded by the coding sequence GTGAGCGCCGTGCCGCACCGTCGCCAGAGATGGCTCGTCTGCCTCGGGCTCGGGCTCCTGGGCTGCGCTTCCCGTCCCGTCCCCCTCCCGACGCCGGCGACGCCGGCGGAGTCGACACCGGAGCTGCCACCCGAACCCCGCATCCGCGTTTGCATCGCCGAGGCGGTGACCAGCGTTTCGTTCTCGTATGCCGGCAACGTGCGGCTGCGGCCCGATGCCAGTGAGGCACAGGATCTAGCAGGCACCGGGGTGCTCGCTGCCGCGGTGAAGGACGGCGCCATCCAGGTGCGCCGGAACGCGAACGCTCTTTGCAAGAGCGCCGCCCGCCTCGACCTGGAGCCGCTGGACGGGGCGACGCGCTGGCGCGTCGGCGACACCCAGTACCGTGGCGGGTTGCAGCTCGTGCGCACCGGCGACCTCCTCACCCTGGTGAACGAGCTCCCCCTGGAGGAATACCTGCGCGGCGTCGTGCCCTGGGAGATCGGCAAGCAGGAACCGTCGGCGGCGGCAGCGCTGGAGGCGCAGGCGGTGGCAGCGCGCACCTACGCCTACAAACGCATCGGCAGGTACCCCGAAGCCTCCTTCGACGTCTATGACGATGTCACCGATCAGGTCTATCAAGGCTGTCGGCGGGAGGATTCGCTGGCGAACGTGGCGATCCGGGCGACCTCCGGTCTCGTGCTGCGCGACCGCGACGGTCCCATCGAGGCCTACTACTCCTCCACCTGCGGCGGCCATACGGCGCGCATCGAAGCGGTGTGGAACAAGCCACCCGAAGCGGCGCTGCGCGGCGGGCGCGACGCCGCGGCGGACGGTGGCTCCTACTGCGCCGGCTCGCGTCACTTCCGCTGGAGCGAGTCCTGGAGCGGCGCCGGTCTCGAGCGCATCTTGCAGGAAACCTTACCGCGCGAGATGGGATGGCCCGTGGGCACACCGGTCGGGGCCCTCGTGGACCTCGAGATCGTCGCCCGTGACGAGAGCGGGCGCGTGCAAGAGCTGCGCGTGCAGACCAGCGTCGCCACCTTCCGTGTCCTCGGAGACCGCAGTCGCTGGGTGCTGCGGCCGCGTGATCGCGCCATCCTGCGCAGCACGCTGTTCCTCCTCGAAGTGGAACGGCAGAACGGTGCCATCGTGCGGGTGATCGCCTATGGGGGCGGCAACGGTCACGGTGTCGGCATGTGCCAGATGGGGGCGATCGAGATGGCGCGCCGCGGCATCGGCAGCGCCGACATCCTGGCGCACTACTACAACGGTGCCGCGCTGGTGCGCATGTACTAG
- a CDS encoding histidine phosphatase family protein, which yields MHLVLVRHGSATRGGPWADVDRPLLDEGERQAAQVGRTLSRLGARPARLWTSPAARCRRTGEIIAAALGLEAAQVRVQEELAGGAGAAGILAALSRAATQSEAPWWIVVGHEPDLGMLSRHLLASAHSLRLVFAPGACICLDLEDHGWAPPATLRWALTPEVLALVAATGAEEKQALSGARKRPEDSSEEGQRIP from the coding sequence ATGCACCTCGTTCTCGTCCGTCATGGCAGCGCCACGCGCGGTGGTCCCTGGGCCGACGTCGATCGCCCGCTCCTCGACGAGGGCGAACGTCAAGCGGCGCAGGTGGGACGCACGCTGTCGCGCTTGGGAGCACGGCCGGCGCGGTTGTGGACGAGCCCGGCGGCGCGCTGCCGGCGGACGGGAGAGATCATCGCCGCCGCACTCGGATTGGAAGCGGCGCAGGTGCGCGTGCAGGAAGAGCTCGCCGGTGGAGCTGGAGCGGCGGGCATCCTCGCGGCGCTGTCTCGCGCCGCGACGCAGAGCGAGGCGCCCTGGTGGATCGTAGTGGGGCACGAACCGGATCTCGGCATGCTGTCGCGGCATCTGCTGGCGTCGGCACACTCTCTACGCCTCGTCTTCGCTCCCGGCGCCTGCATCTGCCTGGATCTCGAGGATCACGGTTGGGCCCCGCCGGCGACGCTGCGCTGGGCGCTGACGCCGGAGGTCCTCGCGCTCGTGGCCGCTACGGGGGCGGAAGAGAAGCAGGCGCTCTCAGGAGCGCGCAAACGACCGGAGGATTCCAGCGAGGAAGGGCAGAGGATCCCGTGA
- a CDS encoding metallophosphoesterase codes for MRLAYISDLHTDLSARNHDLLGALVEVARAAKPDVFLVAGDLAEKSSDVAASLERLAAIPALRLYLAGNHDLFVEGDPQRAETAHSREKFETILPRVAAAAGFDYLGLEPVHWGDVAIVGVPGWYDFSLRDPSFDAVADLPVYRTGVWRGTRAYDRGHVFWPRRDTRHIAGAHPAAAGGDAWAGDEEICAEMLERLQGQLAAVRSAPAVLAAVHVLPCLDLVQRGAFGEIPFFDAYLGSSQLGTCLEKARNVRVVVSGHLHRVASLERRGIRWLASPVGDARRSPLDLAALARERLGLTEI; via the coding sequence ATGCGTCTCGCCTATATCTCGGACCTGCACACCGATCTTTCCGCGCGCAACCACGACTTGCTGGGAGCGCTCGTCGAAGTAGCCCGCGCCGCGAAACCCGACGTCTTCCTCGTCGCCGGCGACCTGGCGGAGAAAAGCAGCGACGTCGCCGCGAGCCTGGAGCGCCTCGCCGCCATCCCGGCCTTGCGGCTCTACCTCGCCGGGAACCACGACCTCTTCGTCGAAGGCGATCCACAAAGGGCGGAAACGGCGCACAGCCGGGAAAAGTTCGAGACCATCCTCCCCCGCGTCGCCGCCGCCGCTGGCTTCGACTACTTGGGGTTGGAACCAGTGCACTGGGGCGACGTCGCCATCGTCGGCGTCCCGGGCTGGTACGACTTCAGCCTCCGCGATCCCAGCTTCGACGCCGTCGCCGACCTCCCGGTGTACCGGACCGGCGTCTGGCGCGGCACCCGCGCCTACGACCGGGGCCACGTGTTCTGGCCGCGGCGGGACACCCGCCACATTGCAGGTGCACACCCGGCCGCAGCCGGCGGCGACGCCTGGGCTGGGGACGAAGAGATCTGCGCCGAAATGCTCGAGCGGCTGCAGGGGCAGCTCGCTGCCGTCCGCTCGGCACCGGCCGTCCTCGCCGCCGTCCACGTGCTGCCCTGTCTCGATTTGGTACAGCGAGGCGCCTTCGGCGAGATCCCTTTCTTCGATGCCTACTTGGGGAGCTCCCAACTCGGGACCTGCCTCGAGAAGGCCCGCAACGTGCGCGTGGTGGTGAGCGGGCACCTGCACCGCGTCGCCTCCCTGGAGCGTCGGGGCATCCGCTGGCTCGCGAGCCCGGTAGGGGACGCGCGCCGGAGCCCCCTCGACCTGGCGGCCCTCGCCCGGGAACGGCTCGGCCTCACCGAGATCTGA
- a CDS encoding C25 family cysteine peptidase, with the protein PCESNPNYTGKHVGSNEFQFYINPTGTALTDSIGEGALFFALQSHANRSQVTDEGVIRTRAFDVEAPFMPDFRNQGKPFVFFGFGCHLNEFGIPSEEASAEGDALGEVYLTVPSKGAVASYASTGYEFLGPNNRFHEILWSAIFNKDYARGPEGGAVDSDTLQSRWLLSALLQVGETSDGDPGIIDRQCLLGDPLLRLDAGVPRFKVVRLVNGILTEDGRIGALVPSDSVRVTVEVRDEQGIDSLWVEKRFRDGRRVPIPASIVAIAGVDTAAQIRAKRGYAVAFAVLFDTCDFDLAIGARDLSGRVSELYGRGQFEQQLMANGLPVENGSVVDARTAFRYVVANCVPDSTLDLAVFLDGQPVQGVSTTPDEHFFTWFADFGWSVAPGTHLLSFRLDGREIAALSLVVPGAFALRDVLAFPNPFADRTHFFFNLDSEISGGHVRITDLNGRTVRIFDLRGGALQDLRPEPVPGGGLGTTMALNYVEWDGTDSAGEQVANGVYFYDILITDVSGQEIRKRDKVVVMR; encoded by the coding sequence CCCTGCGAGAGCAATCCGAATTACACCGGCAAGCACGTCGGTTCGAACGAGTTTCAGTTCTACATCAACCCCACCGGCACGGCGCTCACCGACTCCATCGGCGAAGGAGCGCTCTTCTTCGCCCTGCAGTCCCATGCCAACCGTTCCCAGGTGACCGACGAGGGCGTCATCCGGACCCGTGCCTTCGATGTCGAAGCGCCCTTCATGCCCGACTTCCGTAACCAAGGCAAGCCCTTCGTCTTTTTCGGCTTCGGTTGTCACCTGAACGAGTTCGGCATCCCCAGCGAGGAGGCGTCGGCGGAGGGGGACGCCCTCGGCGAGGTCTACCTCACGGTGCCATCCAAGGGAGCGGTGGCGAGCTACGCCAGCACGGGTTACGAGTTCCTGGGGCCCAACAACCGCTTCCACGAGATCCTGTGGTCCGCCATCTTCAACAAGGACTACGCCAGGGGCCCGGAGGGCGGGGCCGTCGACTCCGACACGCTGCAGTCCCGTTGGCTGCTGTCGGCGTTACTGCAGGTGGGCGAGACCTCCGACGGCGACCCCGGGATCATCGACCGCCAGTGCCTGCTCGGGGATCCGCTGCTGCGGCTCGACGCCGGTGTCCCGCGCTTCAAGGTGGTGCGGCTCGTGAACGGAATCCTCACCGAGGACGGCCGCATCGGCGCCCTGGTGCCCTCGGATTCCGTGCGCGTCACCGTGGAGGTGCGGGACGAGCAAGGCATCGACTCGCTCTGGGTGGAGAAGCGTTTCCGTGACGGTCGCCGGGTCCCTATCCCGGCGTCGATCGTCGCCATCGCCGGCGTCGACACGGCGGCGCAGATACGGGCCAAGCGGGGCTACGCGGTGGCCTTCGCCGTGCTCTTCGACACCTGCGATTTCGATCTGGCCATTGGCGCCCGCGACCTCTCCGGCCGCGTCTCGGAGCTCTACGGCCGCGGCCAGTTCGAACAGCAGCTCATGGCCAACGGCTTGCCCGTGGAGAACGGCAGCGTGGTGGACGCCCGCACCGCCTTCCGCTACGTGGTAGCGAACTGCGTCCCCGATTCCACCCTCGACCTCGCAGTGTTCCTGGACGGCCAGCCGGTCCAGGGGGTGAGCACCACCCCGGACGAGCACTTCTTCACCTGGTTCGCGGACTTCGGCTGGAGCGTGGCGCCTGGAACGCACCTGCTCAGCTTCCGCCTCGACGGGCGGGAGATCGCCGCGCTGTCCCTCGTGGTGCCCGGCGCCTTCGCCTTGCGGGACGTGCTCGCCTTCCCCAACCCCTTCGCCGACCGGACGCATTTCTTTTTCAATCTGGACTCCGAGATCAGCGGCGGGCACGTGCGCATCACCGATTTGAACGGGCGTACCGTGCGCATTTTCGATCTGCGCGGCGGCGCCTTGCAGGACCTGCGTCCGGAGCCGGTGCCGGGCGGCGGTCTGGGTACCACGATGGCGCTCAACTACGTCGAATGGGATGGGACGGACAGCGCCGGAGAACAGGTCGCCAACGGCGTGTACTTCTACGACATCCTCATCACCGACGTGTCCGGACAGGAGATCAGGAAGCGCGACAAGGTGGTCGTGATGCGCTGA
- the murQ gene encoding N-acetylmuramic acid 6-phosphate etherase has translation MGEGAGRSRVSEAETRRILDELQQLVTEQRNERTRDIDLVDLETCLRLINDEDQRVPEVVRGQIPAIARAVTLVERSLRSGGRLVYLGAGTSGRLGVLDASECPPTFGSEPGQVVGIIAGGTEALQRAQEGAEDREDDARRDLEALGLERRDTLVALTASRRTPYVVAGLRYARTVGAATVFITCNTPPPDMEADVVIAAVVGPEVLAGSTRLKSGTAQKLVLNMLSTATMIRLGKVYENLMVDLRPTSRKLEERSKGILMQLLGLAYTDAAALLESARGSVKLALFMGLAGGSAAEAEKRLAAAGGVLRRALGKEPG, from the coding sequence ATGGGCGAGGGGGCCGGGCGCAGCAGGGTGTCCGAGGCCGAGACGCGACGTATCCTGGACGAGTTGCAGCAGCTCGTGACCGAACAGCGGAACGAGCGCACCCGCGACATCGATCTCGTAGACCTCGAAACCTGCCTGCGTCTCATCAACGACGAGGACCAGCGTGTCCCCGAGGTGGTGCGCGGGCAGATCCCCGCCATCGCCCGGGCCGTGACGTTGGTGGAGCGCAGCCTGCGCTCCGGCGGCCGGCTCGTTTACCTGGGAGCCGGCACCAGCGGCCGCCTCGGCGTCCTCGACGCTTCCGAATGTCCACCCACCTTCGGCAGCGAGCCGGGGCAGGTGGTGGGAATCATCGCTGGCGGGACCGAGGCGCTGCAGCGCGCGCAGGAAGGTGCCGAGGATCGCGAGGACGATGCCCGCCGCGATCTGGAAGCTCTGGGGCTCGAACGGCGCGACACCCTCGTCGCCCTCACCGCCAGCCGGCGCACGCCCTACGTCGTCGCCGGCTTGCGGTACGCGCGCACGGTCGGGGCGGCCACGGTGTTCATCACCTGCAACACGCCGCCCCCCGACATGGAGGCGGATGTGGTGATCGCTGCCGTCGTCGGTCCCGAGGTGCTGGCGGGTTCGACACGCCTCAAATCGGGCACGGCGCAGAAGCTCGTCCTCAACATGCTCTCCACCGCCACGATGATCCGTCTCGGCAAGGTGTACGAGAACTTGATGGTGGATCTGCGCCCCACGAGCCGCAAGCTGGAGGAGCGCAGCAAGGGCATCTTGATGCAGCTCCTCGGCCTCGCCTACACGGATGCAGCGGCCCTCCTCGAGTCGGCGCGCGGTTCGGTGAAGCTGGCGCTGTTCATGGGCCTCGCCGGGGGCAGCGCTGCGGAAGCCGAGAAGCGCCTGGCGGCCGCAGGGGGCGTCTTGCGTCGCGCCCTCGGGAAGGAGCCGGGATGA
- a CDS encoding SpoIIE family protein phosphatase yields the protein MEFKLTGLIAGTLRSFPIGTGETRIGRSSDLEISLPDRSVSRMHALLRLEGEALVLEDSGSRNGTTVNGVRVRAAQRLQPNDQIAFGNVALSLQVDDQPVQPAFREDVQLDSTFKLNWMELRPSLEKSEGVDLSQVLMDMGEFLVRHQPEEEIFRVCIDTVERVVPFQRACLLLLDNNNQPVLRAARSKGDDPNLQLALSQTMVQTVIQERASLLVHDAQADQRFQQQASVILGKIRSALVAPLFDNTRVIGVLYVDSIEFAQPYNKDHLRHLALLANILAVKITNARLLEMQREKDRMQQEMETARRIQRELLPRAPAAPPGYELRAKLEPSTEVGGDLYDVLPLAGGRFALVLGDVVGHGVGAALLMANALAGVRSLAELCRDPLDLVQRLDAQMYRSTDSMSYVTMFIGFLDPATHRMDYVNAGHESPLILDPGGAVQHLASTGPPVGLLPGAEFQIGTAEIPPGGLFAAWSDGIPEAHVVHEDSQPDMFDDHESVESILVGLQERPLDEIPAEIFDRVDRFLDGAGAPDDRTLLLLRRGA from the coding sequence ATGGAGTTCAAACTCACCGGTCTCATCGCCGGCACCTTGCGTTCATTCCCCATCGGCACCGGAGAAACGCGGATCGGGCGTAGCTCGGATCTGGAGATCTCGCTTCCCGACCGTTCGGTGTCGCGAATGCACGCGCTCCTCCGCCTCGAAGGCGAGGCCCTCGTCCTGGAGGATTCTGGCAGCCGCAACGGTACGACGGTGAACGGCGTCCGGGTCCGCGCCGCGCAGCGCCTCCAACCCAACGACCAGATCGCCTTCGGCAACGTCGCCCTGAGCCTGCAGGTGGACGACCAGCCGGTGCAGCCGGCGTTCCGGGAAGACGTGCAGCTCGATTCCACCTTCAAGCTCAACTGGATGGAACTGCGGCCGTCGCTGGAGAAGAGCGAGGGCGTCGATCTCTCCCAGGTGCTCATGGACATGGGCGAGTTCTTGGTGCGGCACCAGCCGGAAGAGGAGATCTTTCGCGTCTGCATCGACACGGTGGAGCGCGTCGTGCCCTTCCAACGCGCCTGCCTGCTCCTCCTCGACAACAACAACCAGCCGGTGCTGCGCGCCGCTCGCAGCAAGGGGGACGACCCCAACCTGCAGCTCGCCCTCAGCCAGACCATGGTGCAGACGGTGATCCAGGAGCGCGCCTCGCTGCTCGTGCACGACGCGCAGGCGGACCAGCGCTTCCAGCAGCAGGCCAGCGTCATCCTCGGCAAGATCCGCTCGGCCCTGGTGGCGCCGCTCTTCGACAACACCCGGGTGATCGGCGTGCTCTACGTGGACTCCATCGAGTTCGCCCAGCCGTACAACAAGGATCACCTCCGGCATCTGGCGCTGCTCGCCAACATCCTGGCGGTCAAGATCACCAACGCCCGTCTCCTGGAGATGCAGCGGGAGAAGGACCGGATGCAGCAGGAGATGGAGACGGCGCGCCGGATCCAGCGCGAGCTGCTCCCCCGGGCGCCGGCGGCGCCCCCAGGCTACGAGCTCCGCGCCAAGCTGGAGCCTTCCACCGAAGTGGGTGGCGACCTCTACGACGTGCTGCCCTTGGCCGGCGGGCGCTTCGCCCTCGTCCTCGGTGACGTGGTCGGGCACGGCGTCGGCGCCGCGCTGCTCATGGCCAACGCTCTCGCCGGCGTCCGCTCCTTGGCCGAGCTCTGCCGGGATCCTCTGGATCTCGTCCAGCGGCTGGATGCACAGATGTATCGCTCCACCGACTCCATGAGCTACGTCACCATGTTCATCGGCTTCCTCGACCCGGCGACTCACCGCATGGACTACGTCAATGCCGGCCACGAGTCGCCGCTCATCCTCGACCCCGGCGGCGCCGTCCAGCACCTGGCCTCCACCGGACCGCCCGTCGGTCTATTGCCTGGCGCCGAGTTCCAGATCGGCACGGCAGAGATCCCACCCGGGGGCCTGTTCGCGGCGTGGAGCGACGGCATCCCCGAAGCGCACGTGGTGCACGAAGACAGTCAGCCCGACATGTTCGACGATCACGAGTCGGTGGAGTCCATCCTCGTGGGGTTGCAAGAGCGGCCGCTGGACGAGATCCCGGCGGAAATCTTCGACCGCGTCGATCGCTTCCTGGATGGAGCGGGCGCGCCGGACGATCGGACCTTGCTCTTGCTCCGGCGCGGCGCTTGA
- a CDS encoding ChaN family lipoprotein has translation MKTRPLTVAAFVTLLGAAPLGAAPHGADEPLVDLESLNRHIGMEYQSAVTYEELVEEALARPLVLLGVVHDQECPARQLQRLILELQQRSASPVVLGVEFVDRDDDDILQAFLAGSMDENTFLARVYPTSLLLSPQVGRSHLEILRFARLHHIAVLPLESRPSGARSRTLRNAEIRFHLAEQLGRHPEERLVVMYGVDHVLGEDDIAAGLGTDPLVVTSYADSVQEHFRRRHGRYPRPGEVLRLRPGVFLDPCEEPHSRHLLGLGSGEAREWLLTVLESVYFGQRDSLEVLVAALGDPDVRWRRAAHHALRFASSADLGYDPEAEPGSRREAQARWRAWWDAKRAAGPTAP, from the coding sequence ATGAAAACCCGCCCCCTGACCGTCGCGGCCTTCGTGACGCTCCTCGGCGCCGCGCCGCTCGGCGCCGCGCCGCACGGTGCCGACGAACCGCTCGTGGACCTGGAGTCGCTCAACCGCCACATCGGCATGGAGTACCAGAGCGCCGTCACCTATGAAGAGCTGGTGGAGGAGGCGCTGGCGCGGCCGCTGGTGTTGCTCGGCGTGGTGCACGACCAGGAGTGCCCGGCGCGGCAGCTGCAGCGTCTCATCCTGGAGCTGCAGCAGCGCTCGGCGTCTCCCGTAGTTCTCGGCGTCGAGTTCGTCGACCGCGATGACGATGACATTCTGCAAGCCTTCCTCGCCGGCAGCATGGACGAGAACACTTTCCTGGCCCGGGTCTACCCGACGAGCCTGCTGCTCTCTCCGCAAGTGGGTCGATCGCACCTGGAGATCCTGCGCTTCGCACGCTTGCATCACATCGCCGTGCTGCCCCTCGAGAGCCGGCCGTCGGGGGCGCGCTCCCGGACGCTGCGCAACGCCGAGATCCGCTTCCATCTGGCAGAGCAGCTCGGCCGGCATCCGGAGGAGCGCCTCGTCGTCATGTACGGCGTCGATCATGTCCTCGGCGAGGACGACATCGCCGCCGGCTTGGGGACCGATCCCCTGGTGGTGACGAGCTACGCCGACAGCGTGCAGGAGCACTTCCGCCGCCGGCACGGACGGTACCCGCGGCCGGGTGAGGTGCTCCGCCTGCGCCCCGGCGTCTTCCTGGATCCATGCGAAGAGCCGCACAGCCGGCACTTGCTCGGCCTCGGGAGCGGCGAAGCCAGGGAGTGGTTGCTCACGGTGCTCGAGTCGGTCTACTTCGGCCAGCGCGACTCCCTGGAAGTTCTCGTGGCCGCCCTCGGCGATCCCGACGTGCGCTGGCGGCGGGCGGCGCACCACGCTCTTCGCTTCGCTTCCTCGGCCGACCTGGGCTACGATCCGGAGGCCGAGCCCGGCAGCCGCCGGGAGGCGCAGGCGCGCTGGCGCGCCTGGTGGGATGCGAAGCGAGCCGCGGGCCCCACGGCGCCCTGA